The genomic stretch CGCCGCCGGCACCGAAGCGGCGACAGGCTCATCGGGAACCACGACAACTTCCGCAAAGCCTGTCTCGCGGGCTCTCAGCGTTCGGCGCCACTTATAGATCAGGCTGGTCGCGACATCGTACTGACGCGCTACCGCTGCCACCGTGGCCCCGGGCGCGAATGCCGCGGCCAGTATCCGGAACTGATCCTCTTCACGCCAACGACGACGACGCTCCGGTCCGGTCAATAACGTCACATGGCTCATGCTGTGCTGCTAACTTCGCTCGTAAGGACGACCTTAAGAGCGCAGCCTCGCTACCGTGCCATGCTCGCGCAAGGCGGCCTTCGCCGGAGGCGTACGGTCAAGGTGATGGTCGCGACGAAGCCGGTGGACTTCCGCAAGGGGGCCGAGGGCCTGGCGGCGCTGGTGCGCGAGACGATGGGCGCCGATCCGTTCTCTGGCGCGGTCTACGTCTTCAGGGCCAAGCGCGCTGACCGGGTCAAGCTGGTGTACTTCGACGGCACCGGCGTGTGCCTGCTGGCGAAGCGTCTGGAGGACGGGAAGTTC from Mesorhizobium sp. NZP2077 encodes the following:
- a CDS encoding transposase, which gives rise to MSHVTLLTGPERRRRWREEDQFRILAAAFAPGATVAAVARQYDVATSLIYKWRRTLRARETGFAEVVVVPDEPVAASVPAAAPAVIELEIAGKVRLRIPLTTPPTLAAAMVKALGVS
- the tnpB gene encoding IS66 family insertion sequence element accessory protein TnpB (TnpB, as the term is used for proteins encoded by IS66 family insertion elements, is considered an accessory protein, since TnpC, encoded by a neighboring gene, is a DDE family transposase.); translated protein: MLAQGGLRRRRTVKVMVATKPVDFRKGAEGLAALVRETMGADPFSGAVYVFRAKRADRVKLVYFDGTGVCLLAKRLEDGKFCWPAITDGVVRLSAAQLQALLEGLDWRRVHDTRETRAPVAAS